The following proteins are encoded in a genomic region of Phalacrocorax carbo chromosome 2, bPhaCar2.1, whole genome shotgun sequence:
- the AKAIN1 gene encoding A-kinase anchor protein inhibitor 1, protein MSGSGAVAERCSQNSHKCLVPFLCRLVLAGEKPGTEQDEVKLQNASKQIVQTAILRAVQQVSQESQQKEKRTNSSTSLQLERGKLTKKHEKK, encoded by the coding sequence GTGTTCACAGAATAGCCACAAATGCTTAGTTCCCTTTCTTTGTCGTTTGGTTCTGGCAGGTGAGAAGCCAGGGACGGAGCAAGATGAAGTGAAGCTGCAGAATGCCAGCAAGCAGATTGTGCAGACTGCTATCCTCCGAGCAGTGCAGCAAGTTTCCCAGGAGAGCCAGCAAAAGGAGAAGCGAACAAACAGCAGTACGAGCCTCCAGctagaaagaggaaaattaaccAAGAAGCATGAAAAGAAGTAA